One segment of Sulfobacillus thermosulfidooxidans DSM 9293 DNA contains the following:
- the dxr gene encoding 1-deoxy-D-xylulose-5-phosphate reductoisomerase, translating to MTQIIVLGATGSVGETAFRVLQHDADRIRVDGLVAHSNFERLWEMGTTLHANWVGLTDTEAAMKLRAQHGSRGPRIIAGFDAILEEIASSPAEKVIGAMTGFAGLLPTLTAIRYGKDILLANKETMVAAGDLVRQAAKTSGSHIIPVDSEHSAIFQCLALDQPLRRIVLTCSGGPFRGRTRKDLVNVRVEDALKHPNWAMGAKITVDSATLMNKGLEIIEAHHLFDVTYDQIDVVIHPQSVVHSLVEFVDGATMAQLGWPDMAVPVQVALSWPERWPLPQEPLDLTRQPLTFEPPDTETFESLRIAREAGRIGGLVPTVLNAANEVAVSLFLSREIGFLSIIDIIKDVLQDFRDNRPVVTLEDILDADQWARQDAVRVARRYQQ from the coding sequence ATGACACAAATCATTGTTTTGGGGGCAACCGGTTCTGTCGGAGAAACAGCTTTTCGGGTTCTCCAGCACGATGCCGACCGCATTCGCGTCGATGGCCTAGTGGCGCACAGCAATTTTGAGCGCTTGTGGGAAATGGGTACAACCCTTCATGCAAACTGGGTGGGTCTAACAGATACAGAGGCCGCCATGAAACTCCGGGCCCAACATGGATCCCGAGGGCCGCGTATCATAGCAGGATTCGATGCAATTTTGGAAGAAATCGCATCCTCCCCAGCAGAAAAAGTGATTGGGGCCATGACAGGATTTGCCGGACTTTTGCCGACGTTAACAGCCATTCGCTACGGCAAGGACATTTTATTGGCCAACAAAGAAACGATGGTGGCTGCCGGGGATTTGGTCCGGCAAGCGGCGAAGACGAGCGGTAGTCACATTATTCCGGTCGATAGTGAACACTCTGCGATTTTTCAATGTCTCGCTCTGGATCAGCCCTTACGTCGTATCGTACTCACATGCTCAGGCGGTCCTTTTCGGGGACGAACCCGAAAAGACTTGGTTAATGTCCGCGTCGAAGATGCGCTCAAACATCCGAATTGGGCCATGGGGGCAAAAATAACGGTCGATTCCGCTACACTGATGAATAAAGGGTTAGAGATTATTGAAGCCCATCATTTATTTGATGTGACGTATGATCAAATTGATGTGGTTATTCATCCTCAAAGTGTTGTGCATTCGCTCGTGGAGTTTGTGGATGGGGCAACGATGGCCCAGTTGGGATGGCCGGACATGGCGGTTCCTGTGCAGGTGGCGCTCAGCTGGCCAGAGCGCTGGCCCCTTCCTCAAGAACCGTTAGATTTGACCCGTCAGCCCTTAACATTTGAGCCGCCGGATACCGAGACTTTTGAATCCTTGCGGATAGCCCGTGAAGCGGGAAGAATCGGGGGGTTAGTACCCACCGTGCTCAATGCCGCTAATGAAGTAGCGGTGTCACTCTTTTTATCGCGGGAAATCGGCTTTTTATCGATTATCGACATCATTAAAGATGTTTTGCAGGATTTCCGGGACAACCGACCGGTGGTAACGCTAGAGGATATCCTGGATGCCGACCAATGGGCCCGGCAAGATGCTGTGCGGGTCGCTCGACGCTATCAGCAATAA
- the rseP gene encoding RIP metalloprotease RseP, which produces MTTVIAIILVFGVLVAVHELGHFLVAKAFGMRVNEYSLGFGPSLYKHKWGETQYALRIIPLGGYVRLAGMEGDKTGDPREFPNRPLWQRFLVVLAGPFMNLILAAVLYAVSFGPVGIPTATTTVQQALPHYPAYEAGIRPGDKIVNIDGTPVTNWEELASAIVAHHNQVMDVTVVRHGHRQTFAMKTRYDKTLHQYVIGIKPQVITIHLNPFKALVAGVTQTIQLTGAWFFALFRLLGGHGPFDLTGPVGIAELVSQAAQSGLVQLLLLSAALSANLGLFNILPIPVLDGSRLFLMVVEGIRHKAMDPDRENMIHFVGFVLLMALVLVVTFHDIEHLFHA; this is translated from the coding sequence ATGACGACAGTGATCGCCATAATTCTAGTCTTTGGTGTGCTGGTTGCCGTCCATGAGTTGGGACACTTTTTGGTGGCCAAAGCGTTTGGTATGCGGGTTAATGAGTACTCTTTAGGCTTTGGCCCATCACTGTATAAGCACAAGTGGGGAGAAACTCAATATGCCTTGCGCATCATCCCTTTAGGAGGATATGTGCGTCTTGCCGGCATGGAAGGGGATAAGACAGGCGATCCTCGTGAATTTCCGAATCGTCCTTTATGGCAGAGATTTTTAGTGGTCTTGGCTGGCCCTTTTATGAATCTGATTTTGGCGGCGGTGTTGTATGCGGTCAGTTTTGGACCGGTGGGTATTCCCACCGCGACTACCACGGTCCAGCAGGCCTTGCCGCATTATCCGGCTTATGAGGCCGGCATCCGGCCCGGCGATAAAATTGTCAACATTGATGGTACCCCAGTGACCAATTGGGAAGAACTCGCTTCGGCGATTGTGGCTCATCATAATCAAGTCATGGACGTAACCGTTGTCCGCCATGGTCATCGTCAAACCTTTGCCATGAAGACGCGCTATGATAAAACGCTGCATCAGTATGTTATCGGTATAAAGCCGCAAGTCATTACGATTCATCTTAATCCCTTTAAAGCATTAGTCGCTGGCGTGACGCAAACCATTCAGCTAACTGGAGCCTGGTTCTTTGCTTTGTTCCGTTTATTAGGGGGTCACGGGCCGTTCGATTTAACAGGACCCGTGGGGATAGCTGAACTGGTGAGTCAAGCAGCACAATCGGGATTGGTGCAACTCTTGCTGCTATCTGCTGCCCTGTCGGCGAACTTGGGCCTGTTTAATATCTTGCCAATTCCCGTCCTCGATGGGAGCCGCCTCTTTTTAATGGTTGTCGAGGGAATCCGGCACAAAGCGATGGATCCCGACCGAGAGAATATGATTCATTTCGTGGGATTTGTGCTTCTTATGGCGTTGGTCCTGGTCGTGACCTTTCATGATATCGAACATTTATTCCATGCTTGA
- the ispG gene encoding flavodoxin-dependent (E)-4-hydroxy-3-methylbut-2-enyl-diphosphate synthase has protein sequence MSKAVRVRDVIIGGGAPVVVQGMTKTDTRNVKATLDEIYRYVDVGCEIVRVAVPDHEAAEAVKEIVAHSPIPVVADIHFDYRLALEVIKAGVDKLRLNPGNIGGRDRVEQVVRAAKERMIPIRIGVNSGSIEKNLLHDYGRTAETLVKSAESHIQILNDLDYDNIVVSLKASDVPTMVAAYRLMAKTYDYPLHLGVTEAGTLFQGTIKSAIGIGTLLAEGIGDTIRVSLTAPGEEEIRVAWEILKSLKLRDRGANIVACPTCGRLQFDMWPVTNELERRLATIAEPITVAVMGCAVNGPGEAREADVGLAGGKNMGLIFRHGEIVRRVDQKDMVEELWKEILDAAEEVRAGGQSSQGNHPQVK, from the coding sequence ATGAGCAAAGCTGTTCGAGTACGTGATGTCATCATAGGGGGCGGGGCCCCTGTTGTGGTGCAAGGTATGACCAAAACCGACACGAGAAATGTCAAAGCGACACTGGATGAAATTTATCGGTACGTGGATGTAGGATGTGAAATTGTTCGGGTCGCGGTGCCGGATCATGAGGCAGCTGAAGCCGTCAAGGAGATTGTGGCTCACTCACCGATTCCCGTTGTGGCGGATATTCATTTTGATTATCGACTGGCGCTTGAAGTCATCAAAGCAGGGGTCGATAAATTACGTTTGAACCCGGGCAACATTGGTGGGCGTGATCGCGTCGAACAAGTCGTCCGGGCGGCAAAGGAACGCATGATTCCCATTCGCATTGGTGTGAATTCCGGTTCAATCGAAAAGAACCTGCTGCATGATTACGGTCGGACCGCCGAGACGTTGGTGAAATCTGCGGAGAGCCATATCCAAATCTTAAATGATTTGGATTATGACAATATTGTGGTATCACTAAAGGCATCTGACGTGCCGACTATGGTAGCGGCCTATCGTTTGATGGCGAAAACCTATGACTACCCTCTTCATTTAGGCGTAACCGAAGCGGGTACGCTCTTTCAAGGCACCATCAAGTCGGCGATTGGCATTGGAACCTTATTAGCCGAAGGTATTGGAGACACCATCCGGGTTTCCTTGACTGCACCCGGCGAAGAAGAAATTCGCGTTGCCTGGGAAATTCTCAAAAGCTTGAAATTGCGGGATCGTGGGGCAAATATTGTCGCTTGCCCGACCTGTGGGCGCTTACAATTTGATATGTGGCCCGTGACCAATGAGCTCGAAAGACGGCTAGCGACCATTGCTGAACCCATTACGGTGGCGGTCATGGGCTGCGCAGTGAACGGACCCGGTGAAGCCCGTGAAGCCGATGTCGGTCTTGCGGGGGGAAAGAATATGGGGTTGATTTTCCGTCACGGGGAAATCGTGCGCCGTGTCGATCAAAAGGATATGGTAGAAGAATTGTGGAAAGAAATTTTGGATGCAGCTGAGGAGGTTCGTGCGGGTGGACAAAGTTCTCAAGGAAATCACCCCCAAGTCAAGTGA
- the proS gene encoding proline--tRNA ligase has translation MDKVLKEITPKSSDFSQWYVDVIRKADMVDYAPMKGFMVMKPYSYRIWEFIQEAMDRRFKETGHENAYFPLLIPEHLLAKEAEHIEGFSAEVAWVTMGGREVLPERLAVRPTSETIIGAMYSQWIHSYRDLPVLINQWANVLRWEKATRPFLRTTEFLWQEGHTVHRTADEALRETLQQLEIYREVIEEYLAIPVIQGVKSAGERFAGAVDTYTLESLMGDGRALQTATSHFLGQHFSKAFDIQFLDEDGVLKYGWTTSWGSSTRMIGALIMVHGDDKGLRLPPKVAPIQVVIVPIGRGEDREKVLAHARDLAASLTAIARVKLDDRDEFTPGYKFNDWEMRGVPLRIEIGPKDMAKNQVMIARRDTGEKISVAESDLLTKVPELLNAVQDELFRQAKEFQQSHSYAIANYQEMDQYGYRGFFRGDWCGSEECATRLKTETGITIRCLPFGESPVTGHCVVCDEPSQYRALFARAY, from the coding sequence GTGGACAAAGTTCTCAAGGAAATCACCCCCAAGTCAAGTGATTTTTCTCAATGGTATGTGGATGTTATAAGAAAAGCCGACATGGTTGATTACGCTCCCATGAAGGGCTTTATGGTCATGAAGCCCTATAGTTACCGCATTTGGGAGTTTATTCAAGAGGCGATGGATCGCCGATTTAAGGAAACCGGTCATGAGAATGCCTATTTTCCTCTCTTGATTCCAGAACATCTCTTAGCCAAGGAAGCTGAACATATTGAAGGATTCTCCGCAGAAGTGGCGTGGGTCACCATGGGAGGGCGTGAAGTGTTGCCCGAACGATTGGCCGTGAGACCGACTTCAGAAACAATCATTGGTGCGATGTACTCCCAGTGGATTCATTCCTACCGGGACCTGCCGGTGTTAATTAACCAATGGGCCAATGTCCTGCGGTGGGAAAAAGCGACTCGGCCGTTTTTGCGCACGACTGAATTTTTGTGGCAAGAGGGACATACAGTACACCGTACCGCCGACGAAGCCTTACGAGAAACCTTGCAGCAATTAGAGATTTACCGGGAGGTTATTGAGGAATATTTAGCTATCCCTGTGATTCAAGGGGTCAAGAGTGCAGGAGAACGCTTTGCGGGAGCTGTTGATACCTATACCTTGGAGTCGTTAATGGGGGATGGACGGGCTCTTCAGACTGCCACCTCGCACTTTCTGGGCCAGCATTTTTCCAAGGCATTCGACATCCAATTTTTAGATGAAGATGGTGTGCTGAAATATGGGTGGACTACATCATGGGGCAGTTCTACTCGCATGATCGGTGCATTAATCATGGTTCACGGCGATGACAAAGGCCTGCGCCTGCCGCCGAAAGTTGCGCCCATTCAAGTGGTCATTGTACCGATTGGACGAGGAGAGGATCGGGAAAAAGTCCTAGCGCATGCGAGAGATTTAGCCGCGAGTTTGACCGCCATTGCGCGCGTTAAATTAGATGATCGGGATGAATTTACCCCAGGCTACAAGTTTAATGATTGGGAAATGCGTGGGGTGCCCTTGCGCATTGAAATCGGTCCTAAGGATATGGCCAAAAATCAAGTGATGATTGCTAGACGCGACACCGGGGAAAAGATCAGTGTGGCGGAATCCGACTTACTGACTAAAGTACCCGAATTATTAAATGCTGTGCAGGACGAACTATTCCGTCAGGCCAAAGAATTTCAACAATCGCACTCGTATGCGATTGCCAATTACCAGGAAATGGATCAATATGGATATCGAGGCTTTTTCCGGGGCGACTGGTGTGGAAGCGAAGAGTGTGCAACGCGCCTAAAAACTGAAACGGGTATCACGATTCGGTGCTTGCCCTTTGGCGAATCTCCCGTAACAGGCCACTGCGTTGTTTGTGATGAACCAAGCCAATACCGTGCGTTGTTCGCCCGGGCCTATTAA
- a CDS encoding glycosyltransferase family 2 protein: MSRERVAAIVPAYNEEANIACVLQVLCQVPEIDQIIVVNDGSLDRTGEVAASFPNVTVIDQIENQGKGAALKVGAEAADADILLFLDADLIGLTVPHVQQLLKPVLDGETDATVGIFDGGRTSTDWAQALAPFLSGQRVLRRALLTGVDHIDEARFGVELQLHRQLKRMGKVPKEVILKDVSQVMKEEKLGLAKGFAARMRMYWEIIREIPRI, encoded by the coding sequence ATGTCGAGAGAACGCGTTGCTGCGATTGTGCCGGCGTATAACGAAGAGGCTAACATCGCATGTGTTTTACAAGTTTTGTGTCAGGTACCGGAAATCGACCAAATCATTGTGGTCAATGACGGATCATTAGACCGCACTGGTGAGGTGGCTGCAAGTTTTCCCAACGTGACGGTAATCGACCAAATTGAAAATCAAGGGAAAGGGGCGGCTTTGAAAGTGGGAGCCGAAGCCGCCGATGCCGATATTCTCTTATTTCTCGATGCCGATCTCATCGGCTTGACCGTGCCGCACGTGCAACAACTGCTTAAACCGGTGCTAGACGGGGAAACAGATGCCACCGTGGGGATTTTTGACGGCGGGCGTACGAGCACGGACTGGGCTCAGGCTTTAGCCCCGTTTTTATCCGGTCAACGCGTTTTGCGGCGGGCGTTATTGACTGGCGTCGATCACATCGATGAAGCCCGTTTCGGCGTCGAATTGCAACTGCATCGGCAGTTAAAACGCATGGGAAAAGTTCCCAAAGAAGTCATTTTGAAAGATGTTTCTCAAGTCATGAAAGAAGAAAAATTAGGACTCGCTAAAGGATTTGCGGCACGCATGCGTATGTATTGGGAAATCATTCGGGAAATTCCCCGAATATAA
- a CDS encoding PolC-type DNA polymerase III, which translates to MLTDRLQRWLNEEQIPTLGHFEPLWAEVSQTQIRIVLVEKSQEGNEGLRRLADHLSNEWGRHVVWDEYPWSSQAGERLQQIFSLTGSGIGQLLDPEQVHMGSEGIFVTFPNNVAYKLFEQWGGVPRLQRYWPGMPTWHDQVLSPAPPEPDPVLPFDVSSPSSPSNNVIGNGVPDGEAIPIDTLPEGKDVVVLGQIVSADIRVGRDNLRHWSAVLTDMHHAVRLRYSERRGQAFPDMSLLAPGVFVKVQGQVEEDKYNGEKILRVKHAGIVTPMNVEVDNAPRKRIELHVHSRMSAGDALINLPDLFQHLKTLGHSHVAIVDHAVVQTYPELESLSKKTGIQAIYGVEVNMVDDMIAPLTGYVPEVDGTLENRPIVVLDVETTGLSPRIHEVIELGAVKIENGTIVDRFHSMLKPTRKISQATQDITGIRIDEVLHAPDSETVFRDFFAFASGAVLAAHNARFDMGFMSQAFHRVFPQDAWRFPVIDTLALARIRLPEMKSHGLGPLTNYLKIPLSQHHRALADAEATGLLLLKLLQDQDGTLAELAALAEPVPIAYSIGRPTPVTVLLRSQDGIEALYRLISASHLETFHRVPRVRRQLLEEGRQYWLLGSPLHGGEVQDALFRGASEADLARLATFYDYWEVGPVSAVKSLTREENLGDAEQVQQWIADLIGLGQKYGKPTPAVSDAHYIRPDQKIFREILATTAKGELHDADDDLHFRTTDEMLDAFEWLPGDVRQKIVIDDPWVLAQQIPPIKPVPDGLFSPKLDEAEKTIQDYPIARAKALYGDPLPEIIQARLDKEIRSIVQNGFSSIYYIAHRLVKKSLDDGYLVGSRGSVGSSLVATFLDITEVNPLPPHYRCPSCRYTEFVTDGSVGSGFDLPQKDCPRCQTRLIGDGQDIPFETFLGFEGDKVPDIDLNFSGEYQPEIHKYTEVLFGEGHVFRAGTIATIAQKTAIGLVLAWAREKGREVSGAELEWLASGITGVKRTTGQHPGGLMVVPRDEDIHHFCPVQHPADDRNSDIITTHFDYHSIEGRLLKLDLLGHDDPTAIRMLEDLTGISAKSVPFQDEKTMSLFRDVQALGVKAEDIGTPVGSLGIPEFGTSFVRRMLIDTKPKTFAELVRISGLSHGTEVWANNAQDIIRQNLGGLSDVIATRDDIMLYLIARGIEPKAAFAISESVRKGKGLKPEQEALMKEHNVPNWYIESCRKISYLFPKAHAAAYVMMGWRIAWFKVYYPLAFYATYFSVRASDFDPEPVLGGMKAINKMLADIEEKGNQATAKEKGLVTVLEIARELLARGFRFYPVSLEKSHATRFEIEEGGLRIPFAALPGLGQAAAENIIQARQEAPFLSVDDLRQRARLSKSVIDLLRAQGALKDLGETNQLAFF; encoded by the coding sequence ATGCTGACAGACCGCTTACAAAGATGGCTAAATGAGGAACAGATACCGACCCTAGGCCATTTCGAACCGCTGTGGGCAGAAGTCAGCCAGACTCAAATTCGGATTGTGCTTGTTGAGAAGTCGCAAGAGGGGAATGAAGGTCTTCGCCGGCTAGCGGATCATCTGAGTAATGAGTGGGGACGTCATGTGGTTTGGGACGAATATCCATGGTCATCCCAAGCGGGAGAACGCCTGCAACAAATCTTTTCTCTAACAGGATCAGGAATTGGTCAATTGCTTGACCCCGAACAGGTGCACATGGGCTCTGAAGGGATTTTCGTGACTTTTCCCAATAACGTGGCCTATAAACTTTTTGAGCAATGGGGTGGTGTTCCCCGTTTGCAACGATATTGGCCCGGTATGCCTACCTGGCATGACCAAGTCTTAAGTCCGGCGCCTCCTGAACCTGATCCGGTACTCCCCTTTGATGTGTCGTCCCCTTCTTCTCCCTCGAATAATGTCATCGGAAATGGTGTACCAGATGGTGAAGCCATACCCATCGATACCTTACCGGAGGGCAAGGACGTTGTGGTCTTGGGCCAAATTGTCAGTGCCGACATCCGGGTGGGACGCGATAATTTGCGGCACTGGAGTGCTGTTTTAACGGATATGCATCATGCTGTCCGTCTCCGTTATTCGGAACGTCGGGGTCAAGCCTTCCCCGATATGTCATTGCTGGCTCCAGGCGTGTTTGTAAAAGTGCAAGGCCAGGTGGAAGAAGACAAATACAATGGCGAGAAGATTTTGCGCGTGAAACATGCAGGCATTGTGACCCCAATGAACGTAGAGGTTGACAATGCGCCTCGCAAACGTATTGAACTCCATGTGCACAGCCGCATGAGTGCAGGCGATGCTTTGATCAATTTACCGGACTTATTCCAGCATTTAAAAACCCTTGGGCACAGTCATGTGGCCATAGTGGATCATGCGGTTGTCCAAACCTATCCAGAACTTGAAAGTCTGAGTAAAAAAACAGGGATTCAGGCAATCTATGGGGTCGAAGTGAACATGGTTGACGACATGATTGCCCCCTTGACCGGCTATGTTCCCGAGGTTGATGGGACGCTGGAAAATCGGCCGATTGTTGTCTTAGATGTGGAAACGACCGGACTCTCTCCCCGCATTCATGAGGTCATCGAGTTAGGAGCCGTAAAGATTGAAAACGGGACGATTGTGGACCGGTTTCATTCGATGCTGAAACCGACCAGGAAAATCTCTCAAGCCACTCAGGACATCACGGGAATCCGGATCGATGAAGTCCTCCATGCACCGGATTCCGAGACCGTTTTTCGCGATTTTTTTGCTTTCGCTTCGGGCGCTGTCCTGGCCGCCCACAATGCCCGATTTGATATGGGCTTTATGTCACAGGCTTTTCACCGCGTTTTTCCCCAAGATGCGTGGCGATTCCCGGTTATTGATACGCTCGCGTTGGCGCGAATCCGACTGCCGGAGATGAAGAGTCATGGGTTAGGACCTTTAACGAATTACCTCAAGATTCCGTTGTCTCAGCATCACCGGGCCTTGGCTGATGCGGAAGCAACCGGTCTACTCCTATTAAAATTGTTGCAAGATCAAGATGGAACATTAGCTGAATTAGCGGCTCTAGCCGAACCTGTGCCCATTGCTTATAGCATTGGACGTCCCACCCCTGTCACAGTGCTCTTACGTTCACAAGACGGTATTGAAGCGCTTTACCGGCTTATCAGCGCTTCTCATCTGGAAACATTTCACCGGGTGCCTCGCGTGCGCCGCCAGCTTCTCGAAGAAGGACGTCAATATTGGCTTTTAGGTTCGCCTCTTCATGGCGGTGAAGTTCAAGACGCATTATTCCGGGGGGCATCGGAGGCTGACTTAGCCCGTTTGGCAACATTTTATGATTACTGGGAAGTGGGGCCCGTCAGTGCCGTCAAATCATTGACCCGCGAAGAAAATTTGGGAGATGCCGAACAGGTCCAACAATGGATCGCAGATTTAATTGGGTTAGGACAAAAATATGGCAAGCCTACGCCGGCCGTATCCGATGCTCATTATATTCGCCCCGATCAAAAAATTTTCCGGGAGATTTTGGCGACGACGGCCAAAGGGGAATTGCACGATGCCGATGATGACCTGCATTTTCGCACCACGGATGAGATGTTGGATGCCTTCGAATGGTTGCCAGGTGATGTGCGGCAAAAAATCGTCATAGACGATCCCTGGGTGCTCGCTCAGCAAATTCCGCCGATTAAACCGGTGCCCGATGGTCTATTTTCGCCGAAATTGGACGAAGCCGAAAAAACCATTCAAGACTATCCCATTGCTCGTGCTAAGGCATTATATGGCGATCCTTTACCCGAAATTATTCAAGCTCGGCTCGACAAGGAAATTCGTTCCATAGTGCAAAACGGCTTTTCGTCCATCTATTACATTGCCCACCGCCTGGTGAAAAAATCGCTCGACGATGGATATTTAGTGGGATCGCGAGGTTCCGTAGGATCTTCTCTGGTGGCCACATTTTTGGACATTACCGAAGTGAATCCATTGCCACCCCATTACCGATGTCCTTCATGTCGGTACACGGAATTTGTGACCGATGGATCGGTGGGATCCGGATTTGATCTGCCCCAGAAAGATTGTCCTCGTTGTCAGACGCGACTAATTGGTGATGGCCAAGATATTCCTTTTGAAACCTTTTTGGGTTTTGAGGGCGATAAAGTGCCGGATATTGATCTGAACTTTTCCGGGGAATATCAGCCTGAAATCCATAAATATACAGAAGTGTTATTCGGAGAAGGACACGTATTTCGGGCCGGTACCATTGCCACAATTGCTCAAAAAACAGCGATTGGGTTGGTATTAGCCTGGGCCCGGGAAAAAGGACGGGAGGTATCGGGCGCTGAACTAGAGTGGCTGGCGTCAGGCATCACGGGGGTCAAACGGACGACGGGACAACATCCTGGCGGACTCATGGTTGTGCCCCGCGATGAAGATATTCATCACTTTTGTCCCGTCCAACATCCGGCGGACGATCGCAATTCGGATATTATCACGACGCATTTCGATTACCATTCCATCGAAGGACGCCTGTTAAAATTAGATCTTCTCGGTCACGATGATCCAACGGCGATCCGAATGTTAGAGGATTTAACAGGCATATCCGCGAAGAGCGTGCCATTTCAAGATGAAAAAACTATGAGTCTATTCCGTGATGTTCAGGCCTTGGGCGTGAAAGCTGAGGACATCGGGACTCCGGTAGGTAGTCTTGGAATTCCTGAATTTGGAACGAGTTTTGTGCGCCGGATGCTGATTGACACCAAGCCGAAAACGTTTGCCGAATTGGTGCGTATTTCCGGACTGTCGCACGGCACAGAAGTGTGGGCTAATAACGCACAAGACATTATCCGACAAAATCTCGGGGGATTATCCGACGTCATTGCGACCCGTGATGATATTATGTTGTACTTAATCGCTCGGGGGATTGAACCGAAAGCAGCCTTTGCCATTTCTGAATCGGTGCGTAAAGGAAAAGGACTCAAGCCAGAACAAGAAGCTTTGATGAAAGAACATAATGTGCCTAACTGGTATATCGAATCTTGCCGCAAAATCAGTTATCTGTTTCCGAAGGCACATGCGGCGGCATATGTCATGATGGGATGGCGTATTGCCTGGTTTAAGGTGTATTATCCCTTGGCATTTTATGCGACCTACTTTTCGGTGAGGGCATCGGACTTTGACCCCGAACCGGTCTTAGGTGGGATGAAAGCCATTAACAAAATGCTGGCAGACATTGAGGAAAAGGGCAACCAGGCTACTGCGAAGGAAAAGGGATTAGTCACCGTTCTCGAGATTGCGCGGGAACTCTTGGCCCGCGGGTTCCGGTTTTACCCCGTCAGCTTAGAGAAATCGCATGCGACACGCTTCGAAATTGAAGAGGGGGGCTTGCGAATTCCTTTTGCCGCGTTGCCCGGTTTGGGACAAGCGGCCGCAGAAAATATTATTCAGGCCAGACAAGAAGCGCCCTTTTTATCGGTCGACGATTTGCGCCAACGAGCCCGGCTCAGCAAGAGTGTCATTGACCTCCTTAGAGCTCAAGGTGCGCTTAAGGACTTAGGAGAGACGAATCAGCTTGCATTTTTCTAA
- a CDS encoding MFS transporter, giving the protein MHFSNSQSGRALWPLLIATMVIQSGFGSILPLLPLFVRQRGLPLSWIGLMAALYALISFVGQLILGPLSDRWGRKRLLVIGSFLSALGTFLFLLTVPPGYYLLFRALQGIGVAAFLPAANALVADYVEEEHRGRAYALLSSFYMAGFALGPMIGGLASATGSLRAPFWVGTVLDFGALIAVMTGIAKTPVVSRFTRRANDAQPAVIPWRYLVGWLIINFGWMGLGGMYDATWSIYMQSIGANSLLISLSWTLFALPYLLFNFFAGRLADNPARRPRLIYTGAILNGIMIMLYTLSRWPWVSILLSSIEAIAMSLITPALNADVMAFATDATRGKIQGVFQSAGTLGSFVLALMSGYLLPRGATDALLAGALVLFLSIGLAFIWQGTFGRRASME; this is encoded by the coding sequence TTGCATTTTTCTAATTCACAATCTGGGCGCGCTTTGTGGCCTTTATTGATTGCCACAATGGTCATTCAAAGTGGCTTTGGGTCGATCTTGCCCTTGTTGCCGTTGTTTGTCCGCCAGCGAGGCTTGCCACTCAGTTGGATTGGCTTGATGGCGGCACTGTACGCCCTGATTTCTTTTGTAGGACAACTCATTTTGGGCCCCTTGTCAGACCGGTGGGGAAGAAAACGCCTATTAGTTATTGGGTCATTTCTCAGCGCGTTGGGAACCTTTTTGTTTTTGCTGACCGTGCCGCCCGGATACTATCTATTGTTCCGGGCGCTGCAAGGGATCGGTGTGGCGGCTTTTCTGCCTGCAGCCAATGCTCTGGTGGCGGATTATGTGGAAGAAGAACACCGAGGACGCGCCTATGCGTTACTGTCTTCGTTCTATATGGCTGGATTTGCTCTAGGTCCGATGATTGGGGGACTCGCCAGTGCCACGGGCAGCTTAAGGGCGCCGTTTTGGGTGGGGACGGTGCTAGATTTTGGAGCCCTCATTGCCGTGATGACCGGGATTGCTAAGACACCGGTGGTGTCCCGCTTCACTAGGCGAGCAAATGATGCGCAGCCTGCCGTGATTCCCTGGCGTTATTTAGTTGGCTGGCTCATCATTAATTTTGGCTGGATGGGTTTAGGAGGTATGTATGATGCTACCTGGAGCATTTATATGCAAAGTATTGGTGCGAATTCCCTGCTGATTAGTTTATCGTGGACGCTGTTTGCATTGCCTTACTTACTCTTCAACTTTTTCGCAGGCCGTCTGGCGGATAATCCGGCTAGACGGCCCCGGTTAATTTATACTGGTGCCATTTTAAACGGTATCATGATTATGCTTTATACCTTATCTCGGTGGCCCTGGGTCTCTATCTTATTGTCGTCGATCGAGGCGATTGCCATGAGTTTGATTACTCCCGCCTTAAATGCGGATGTGATGGCTTTTGCTACGGATGCGACGCGTGGCAAAATTCAAGGTGTTTTCCAGTCGGCAGGGACACTGGGTTCTTTTGTGCTGGCTTTAATGAGTGGTTATTTGTTGCCGCGGGGCGCTACGGATGCTCTCTTGGCCGGTGCCTTGGTGCTCTTTTTGTCTATCGGTCTGGCTTTCATTTGGCAGGGAACCTTCGGAAGGCGCGCGTCAATGGAATAA